In one Culex quinquefasciatus strain JHB chromosome 2, VPISU_Cqui_1.0_pri_paternal, whole genome shotgun sequence genomic region, the following are encoded:
- the LOC119766409 gene encoding uncharacterized protein LOC119766409, with product MDIFSKWSILVPVRKIEAKSVCRIVENEWMRRYGTPEVIISDNATTFTGKEFQQMLQRRGIKHWANARHHSQANPVERVNRTINACLRTYMREDQRVWDTRIAEVEEMVNTTVHSSTGYTPYRILYGHEKVVKGQEHRLEREKGELSMEERDQHRKDVGGNIFDVVKKNLQKSDEKCRKVYNLRHKKFAPTYQVGDKVFKRNFRQSSAAEHYNAKYGPVYTPCVIVAKRGSSSYELMDEQGKNLGVFSASDLRPGSDGPQ from the coding sequence ATGGACATCTTTTCTAAGTGGTCGATTCTTGTGCCGGTGAGGAAGATCGAGGCTAAATCTGTTTGCAGGATCGTGGAAAACGAGTGGATGCGGAGATACGGAACGCCGGAGGTTATCATTAGCGACAATGCTACGACGTTCACCGGAAAGGAGTTCCAACAGATGTTGCAGCGTAGAGGGATCAAGCACTGGGCAAATGCGAGGCATCACAGCCAGGCAAATCCAGTAGAGCGTGTCAACAGGACGATAAATGCATGCCTGAGAACCTACATGCGAGAGGATCAACGAGTGTGGGACACCCGGATCGCCGAGGTTGAGGAGATGGTTAACACCACCGTCCATTCCTCGACAGGGTACACGCCGTACCGTATTCTCTACGGGCATGAGAAGGTTGTGAAGGGACAAGAGCATCGTCTTGAACGCGAGAAAGGAGAATTGTCGATGGAGGAGCGAGACCAACACCGTAAAGATGTGGGTGGTAATATCTTTGACGTAGTCAAAAAGAATTTGCAGAAAAGCGACGAAAAGTGTCGGAAGGTGTACAACTTGCGACACAAAAAGTTCGCGCCCACTTACCAAGTCGGTGATAAGGTCTTCAAGCGTAACTTCCGGCAATCCTCAGCAGCGGAGCATTATAACGCGAAGTATGGACCGGTATACACTCCTTGCGTCATCGTTGCGAAGCGTGGAAGTAGTTCATATGAGCTGATGGACGAGCAGGGCAAGAATCTTGGAGTGTTTTCTGCCAGTGATCTTCGCCCCGGTTCGGATGGTCCTCAGTAA